A genome region from Natronosalvus rutilus includes the following:
- a CDS encoding peptidoglycan DD-metalloendopeptidase family protein has translation MPRKFSRRSIVKSLGIAATGITGTAALSGSVSAFSDGERVEVTASALNTREQPGTDSPIVATLNNGEVGEIMNGPTDKDGYRWWGVHWLDRNVWGWSVERYLQSTSGGGSESDFDWPITGYITSPYGARPGHYAVDFGANGNIGEPIYAAHSGVVDIRSYQADGCGYYLKLGHGNGYQTMYCHLNSFDVVQGESVARGQKIGGMGDTGNSTGPHLHFTIERNGNHLSIPGYDGETVTAGTRIPKDYPDI, from the coding sequence ATGCCACGAAAATTCAGCAGGCGTTCGATCGTCAAGTCACTCGGAATCGCCGCGACGGGAATCACCGGAACTGCAGCACTGAGTGGCTCGGTGAGCGCGTTTAGCGACGGCGAGCGCGTCGAAGTAACCGCAAGCGCACTGAACACGCGGGAACAACCCGGCACCGATTCGCCCATCGTCGCCACACTGAACAACGGCGAGGTCGGCGAAATCATGAACGGGCCGACCGACAAGGATGGCTACAGGTGGTGGGGCGTCCACTGGCTCGACCGGAACGTGTGGGGTTGGTCGGTCGAACGGTACCTCCAGTCCACCTCCGGCGGGGGTTCGGAGTCAGACTTCGACTGGCCAATTACAGGATACATTACGTCTCCGTACGGCGCTCGTCCTGGTCACTACGCGGTGGATTTCGGCGCTAACGGCAACATCGGCGAACCGATTTACGCGGCCCATAGCGGTGTCGTGGACATCCGAAGTTACCAGGCAGATGGCTGTGGCTACTACCTCAAACTGGGACACGGAAATGGCTACCAGACGATGTACTGCCACCTGAACAGCTTCGACGTGGTGCAAGGAGAGAGCGTCGCACGTGGCCAGAAGATCGGTGGCATGGGCGACACCGGTAATTCGACCGGTCCTCACCTACACTTCACTATCGAACGGAACGGCAACCACCTCTCGATTCCGGGCTACGACGGCGAAACCGTCACTGCAGGCACCAGAATTCCGAAAGATTATCCCGACATCTGA
- a CDS encoding flippase — MSRPDSLGSRFTVEFVGQLAATVAGGLLTILLARLLGPDEYGLLFLAIAVFGSLGILSKLGIAKSGARYIAEYKERRPEQIPHIIRTTAWYNLLAIAVVGTALVVGHRHLARVIGEPSLTPFLLLGALYLALEASSTYVRLILQGFEQIKVSAAVHALDRVSRLAFAVGLVVLGFGALGALAGYLLSFAFASAVGIGFLYVRQYRPLDTGASIEDGLRRRIGSYTVPLTATSTANTLDKKVDTILVGFFLSPVAVSYYVLSKQIVQFVETPMSALGFTLSPTFGAEKASDNIERAARLYETSLVYSLLLYVPVGAGIVLVAEPTVSLLVGQEYLGAVPVLQVLAAYAVLQAVTNLTSNGLDYLGRARSRAVVKGTTAALNVVLNVLLIPTLGVVGAAIATVITYSMYTLANVYIIHQEFSLRLGYLVRRLVAIGAITGIMALTVAAVTDYITSIPSLLLVVGLGVVVWGALSVATGLLDIADVRSTLQHS; from the coding sequence ATGAGTCGGCCGGATTCGCTCGGATCTCGATTCACAGTCGAGTTCGTCGGTCAGCTCGCCGCGACGGTTGCCGGTGGGCTGCTGACGATTCTCCTCGCCCGGCTGCTCGGTCCCGATGAGTATGGGCTCCTGTTCCTTGCGATCGCCGTCTTCGGCTCGCTCGGCATCCTCAGCAAACTCGGAATCGCGAAGTCGGGCGCTCGATACATCGCCGAGTACAAGGAACGGCGACCCGAGCAGATCCCCCACATCATCCGGACGACCGCCTGGTACAACTTGCTGGCCATCGCCGTCGTCGGTACCGCACTGGTCGTCGGTCACCGACACCTCGCTCGAGTGATCGGAGAGCCGTCATTGACGCCATTTTTGCTCCTCGGCGCTCTCTACCTCGCGCTCGAGGCGAGCAGCACATACGTCCGCCTCATACTGCAGGGGTTCGAGCAGATCAAGGTATCGGCTGCGGTCCACGCGCTAGACCGCGTGAGTCGTTTGGCGTTCGCCGTGGGCCTCGTTGTCCTCGGATTCGGCGCCCTTGGTGCTCTCGCCGGTTACCTGCTAAGCTTCGCCTTCGCATCAGCAGTCGGAATTGGCTTTCTCTATGTTCGCCAGTATCGGCCGCTCGACACCGGCGCGTCGATCGAGGACGGTCTCCGACGAAGGATCGGATCATACACTGTCCCGCTGACCGCGACCAGCACGGCGAACACGCTCGACAAGAAAGTCGACACCATTCTCGTCGGCTTCTTCCTCTCGCCGGTCGCAGTCTCCTACTACGTCCTCAGCAAACAGATCGTCCAGTTCGTCGAGACACCCATGTCGGCCCTCGGGTTCACGCTCTCGCCGACGTTCGGCGCCGAGAAGGCGAGCGACAACATTGAGCGAGCCGCCCGACTGTACGAAACCTCGCTCGTTTACTCGCTGCTCCTCTACGTTCCCGTTGGAGCGGGTATCGTCCTCGTCGCCGAACCGACCGTCTCACTCCTGGTCGGTCAGGAGTATCTCGGAGCCGTCCCCGTCCTGCAGGTTCTCGCGGCGTACGCCGTCTTGCAGGCCGTAACGAACCTCACCAGCAACGGGCTAGACTACCTCGGCCGCGCCCGGTCCCGAGCCGTTGTCAAGGGGACGACGGCCGCACTGAACGTCGTCCTTAACGTCCTCCTGATACCGACGCTCGGTGTCGTTGGGGCCGCTATCGCGACCGTCATTACGTACTCGATGTACACCCTCGCGAACGTCTACATCATCCACCAGGAGTTCTCCCTACGTCTCGGCTATCTGGTTCGACGACTCGTCGCCATCGGCGCCATCACGGGCATCATGGCGCTCACGGTCGCCGCCGTCACCGACTACATCACCTCGATTCCGTCTCTCCTCCTCGTCGTCGGTCTCGGAGTCGTGGTCTGGGGAGCACTCTCGGTGGCGACCGGCCTACTCGACATCGCCGACGTTCGCTCAACGCTTCAACACTCATGA
- a CDS encoding helix-turn-helix domain-containing protein, giving the protein MSVILEFTIGSEDFQLGEVLSGTPNMHLELERIVPTGPMIMPFIWATGDSHDAFEAQVQAHPAVKEFLALDTVEESALYRIVWTDDPTDLIEGIAEADAVVLDARGNEQWTFRLRLPDHDKLSLFHNFILEHDLPIHIDRTYTLTETTERGHRFNLSQEQREALVLAARRGYFATPRETGLDALAEELDISEQAVSNRIRRGNEKILQQVLLTSASDLR; this is encoded by the coding sequence ATGAGTGTCATCCTGGAGTTCACCATTGGCAGTGAGGACTTTCAGCTCGGGGAGGTTCTCTCGGGAACCCCGAATATGCACCTCGAACTCGAACGCATCGTCCCGACGGGACCCATGATTATGCCGTTCATCTGGGCGACCGGCGACAGCCACGACGCATTCGAGGCACAAGTCCAGGCCCATCCGGCGGTCAAGGAGTTCCTCGCACTGGACACGGTCGAAGAGAGTGCCCTGTATCGGATCGTATGGACAGACGACCCGACCGACCTCATCGAAGGGATTGCGGAGGCAGACGCGGTCGTCCTCGATGCCCGCGGCAACGAACAGTGGACCTTCCGGCTGCGCTTACCCGATCACGACAAGCTCTCGCTCTTTCACAATTTCATCCTCGAACACGACCTCCCGATTCACATCGACCGGACGTACACGTTGACCGAAACGACCGAGCGTGGTCACCGGTTCAACCTCTCTCAAGAACAGCGCGAGGCCCTGGTCCTCGCCGCCCGGCGGGGGTACTTCGCCACCCCGCGAGAGACCGGGCTCGACGCCCTCGCTGAGGAACTCGACATCAGCGAGCAGGCCGTCTCGAACCGGATTCGCCGCGGGAACGAGAAGATCCTCCAGCAGGTGTTGCTCACGTCTGCAAGCGACCTCAGGTGA
- a CDS encoding right-handed parallel beta-helix repeat-containing protein has translation MARDTPVDSSSDQLPERNQRQTTDGILHRRSYLKLAGSAAGLVAGTGTAAAAADVDPDVNIVDAGADNSGNTSINHVLESVHGNGTTIYFPPGEYRLDSFHNGADDWTWYGEDARFVVPSHVTEKYLHLTGNGWTIDGIDIDLSADGAAPVNFLHGGNWTFRNVEFVGRMSDPSNRGSSSLLYMDADRGTQGLVENVRAMDGSAAVDESSNRGGLRIVGSEGDLTLRNVAVSGFANNSMYFHNMPGHLLIDNCYLEDTNTGIRIGGNTTVRDTVFNQSQAPPARWSGASAARGIWINSNSSTSGDITIEGCEFVMTDPSGAHAIYTSNSHEGIEVRDCVIRQDSDFYAVQLTEGGSGQTIIENVSITGDSSKAGIYLSGRSGARLRSLCLQKAGDGVRVRNSSDVRVENSTINVTGNPVSGSPTTSGISNSGTCPVPDGDWAPEETNDKDSGNDDEREEATEPDGTPIRLEGEAEYRIAVSGDIQPAPEIAQWVTEGEQYGDSEVDWYLTGSWTEWYFTGEIEAFDLENVEELTVYLDGEEVDPDALGASDDAESTEKTLRLEGECDYLIEVSGDIRPDEKIAQWVTEGEQYGDGQVDWYLTGSWTEWHYTGEIETFEVDSTDDLRVFVDGEAVDPYSLAASSGTDTESVLRLEGTTDYFVEVSGDIRPDEEIAQWVTEGEQYGDGKVDWYLTESWTQWYFTGDIETFEVNSTDDLRIFVDGIEVNTNSL, from the coding sequence ATGGCACGCGACACTCCGGTCGACTCGAGTAGCGATCAGCTACCTGAACGTAATCAGCGCCAAACGACTGATGGAATCCTCCATCGGCGTTCGTATCTCAAACTTGCTGGCTCGGCTGCCGGCCTAGTCGCCGGGACAGGAACGGCGGCGGCCGCCGCTGACGTCGACCCGGACGTCAACATTGTAGATGCCGGTGCGGATAACTCCGGGAACACGTCGATCAACCACGTTCTCGAGTCCGTTCACGGGAACGGTACGACGATTTACTTTCCGCCGGGAGAGTATCGCCTCGATTCCTTTCATAACGGGGCGGACGACTGGACGTGGTACGGCGAGGACGCGAGGTTCGTTGTTCCATCCCACGTCACCGAGAAGTACCTTCACCTGACGGGAAATGGCTGGACCATCGACGGCATCGACATCGACCTGTCCGCTGACGGCGCGGCCCCGGTCAACTTCCTTCATGGCGGCAACTGGACGTTCAGGAACGTCGAGTTCGTCGGGCGGATGAGCGACCCATCAAACCGCGGCAGTTCGAGCCTCCTCTATATGGACGCCGACCGCGGCACCCAAGGGCTCGTCGAAAACGTCCGCGCGATGGACGGCTCAGCGGCCGTCGACGAATCGTCTAACCGCGGCGGACTACGAATCGTCGGCTCCGAGGGTGACCTAACGCTGCGAAACGTAGCGGTCTCGGGCTTCGCGAACAACTCGATGTACTTCCACAACATGCCCGGTCACCTGTTGATCGACAACTGCTACCTCGAGGACACGAACACGGGTATCAGAATCGGTGGGAACACGACGGTTCGAGACACCGTGTTCAACCAGTCGCAAGCCCCACCAGCGCGATGGTCTGGTGCGAGCGCGGCGCGCGGTATCTGGATCAACTCGAATAGCTCGACTTCGGGCGACATCACCATCGAAGGCTGTGAGTTCGTGATGACCGATCCGAGTGGTGCCCACGCGATTTACACGTCGAATTCTCACGAGGGAATCGAGGTCCGCGATTGCGTGATCCGCCAGGATAGCGACTTTTACGCCGTTCAGCTCACCGAGGGCGGTTCAGGACAGACGATCATCGAGAACGTCTCGATCACCGGCGACTCCTCGAAGGCGGGCATCTACCTCAGCGGTCGGAGCGGTGCTCGACTGCGCAGTCTTTGTCTCCAGAAAGCCGGAGACGGCGTCCGCGTTCGGAACTCGAGCGACGTTCGGGTCGAGAACTCGACGATCAACGTCACCGGAAACCCTGTCAGTGGAAGCCCGACCACGAGCGGTATCTCGAATAGCGGAACGTGTCCGGTCCCGGACGGCGACTGGGCACCGGAGGAGACGAACGACAAAGATAGCGGGAACGACGACGAACGGGAAGAGGCAACCGAACCCGACGGAACGCCGATCCGTCTCGAGGGCGAAGCCGAGTACCGAATCGCCGTCAGCGGCGACATCCAACCAGCGCCCGAGATCGCTCAGTGGGTAACCGAAGGCGAACAGTACGGCGACAGCGAGGTCGACTGGTATCTCACCGGCTCATGGACGGAGTGGTACTTCACTGGGGAGATCGAAGCGTTCGACCTCGAGAACGTCGAGGAGCTCACCGTCTACCTCGACGGAGAGGAGGTGGACCCGGATGCGCTCGGAGCGTCCGACGACGCCGAATCAACGGAGAAGACTCTCCGACTCGAGGGTGAGTGCGACTACCTGATTGAGGTCAGCGGCGACATCCGTCCGGATGAGAAGATCGCTCAGTGGGTGACCGAGGGCGAGCAGTACGGCGATGGGCAGGTCGACTGGTATCTCACCGGCTCATGGACCGAGTGGCACTACACGGGTGAGATTGAGACCTTCGAGGTCGACTCGACCGACGACCTTCGAGTCTTCGTCGACGGCGAGGCGGTCGATCCCTACAGTCTGGCCGCGTCGAGTGGGACGGACACAGAGTCCGTGTTGCGACTTGAGGGAACTACGGACTACTTCGTAGAAGTGAGCGGCGACATTCGCCCGGACGAGGAAATCGCACAGTGGGTGACCGAGGGCGAACAGTACGGTGATGGGAAGGTCGACTGGTATCTCACCGAATCCTGGACCCAGTGGTACTTCACCGGCGATATCGAAACGTTCGAAGTGAACTCCACCGACGACCTTCGGATTTTCGTCGACGGGATCGAAGTGAACACGAACTCGCTGTAG
- the dnaK gene encoding molecular chaperone DnaK — protein MASNKILGIDLGTTNSAFAVMEGGDPEIIVNAEGDRTTPSVVAFTDDDERLVGKPAKNQAIQNPEKTIASIKRHMGEEDYTVEIEGEEYTPQQISAMILQKIKRDAEEYLGDDVEKAVITVPAYFSDTQRQATKDAGEIAGFDVERIINEPTAASMAYGLDDDSDQTVLVYDLGGGTFDVSILDLGGGVYEVVATNGDNDLGGDDWDHAIIDWLAEEFEDEHGMDLREDRQALQRLKDAAEEAKIELSSRKETEINLPFITATDDGPIHLEKSLTRAKFESLTSDLIGRTVEPTEQALEDAGYEKEDIDEVILVGGSTRMPQVSEQVEELIGEAPQKNVNPDEAVALGAAIQGGVLGGEVDDIVLLDVTPLSLGIEVKGGLFERLIEKNTTIPTEESKIFTTAADNQTSVQVRVFQGERELANKNEMLGEFHLTGIPPAPAGTPQIEVTFSIDENGIVNVSAEDKGTGTSEEITIEGGAGLSDAEIERMQREAEEHAEEDKQRRDRIEARNTAEATIQRAETLLEENDDVDDDLRESIEAAVDDLEETIDDSDAGAEEIEAATEDLSTELQEIGKQIYQEAAAAGGAGGAGGAGGAGAAGAGAGMGGGPNPGPGGAAGDDEGEEFVDADFEDVEEDDDE, from the coding sequence ATGGCGAGTAACAAGATTCTCGGAATCGACCTCGGGACGACGAACAGCGCCTTCGCGGTGATGGAAGGCGGCGATCCGGAGATCATCGTCAACGCGGAGGGCGACCGAACGACGCCCTCCGTCGTTGCGTTCACCGACGACGACGAGCGCCTCGTCGGCAAACCGGCGAAGAACCAGGCGATCCAGAACCCGGAGAAGACCATCGCGTCGATCAAGCGCCACATGGGCGAGGAGGACTACACCGTCGAGATCGAGGGCGAGGAGTACACGCCCCAGCAGATCTCGGCGATGATCCTCCAGAAGATCAAGCGCGACGCCGAGGAGTACCTCGGTGACGACGTCGAGAAGGCCGTCATCACGGTCCCGGCGTACTTCTCTGACACCCAGCGACAGGCGACCAAAGACGCCGGCGAAATTGCCGGCTTCGACGTCGAGCGCATCATCAACGAGCCAACGGCCGCGTCGATGGCCTACGGTCTCGACGACGACTCCGACCAGACGGTACTCGTCTACGACCTCGGTGGCGGTACCTTCGACGTCTCCATCCTCGACCTCGGTGGCGGCGTCTACGAGGTCGTCGCGACCAACGGGGACAACGACCTCGGTGGCGACGACTGGGACCACGCGATCATCGACTGGCTGGCCGAGGAGTTCGAGGACGAACACGGCATGGACCTCCGCGAGGACCGACAGGCCCTCCAGCGGCTCAAGGACGCCGCTGAGGAGGCCAAAATCGAACTCTCCTCGCGCAAGGAGACCGAGATCAACCTGCCGTTCATCACGGCCACCGACGACGGACCTATCCACCTGGAGAAGTCCCTCACGCGGGCGAAGTTCGAATCGCTCACCTCGGACCTGATTGGTCGCACGGTCGAGCCGACCGAGCAGGCCCTTGAGGACGCGGGCTACGAGAAAGAGGACATCGACGAGGTCATCCTCGTCGGCGGGTCGACCCGGATGCCTCAGGTCAGCGAGCAGGTCGAGGAACTGATCGGCGAGGCCCCCCAGAAGAACGTCAACCCCGACGAGGCCGTCGCGCTGGGCGCGGCGATCCAGGGCGGCGTGCTGGGCGGCGAGGTCGACGACATCGTCTTGCTCGACGTCACCCCCCTGAGCCTGGGGATCGAGGTCAAGGGCGGCCTCTTCGAGCGCCTTATCGAGAAGAACACGACGATTCCGACCGAGGAGTCGAAGATCTTCACGACCGCCGCGGACAACCAGACGTCCGTCCAGGTCCGGGTCTTCCAGGGTGAGCGCGAACTCGCGAACAAGAACGAGATGCTCGGCGAGTTCCACCTGACCGGTATTCCGCCCGCGCCTGCGGGAACTCCACAAATCGAGGTGACGTTCTCCATCGACGAGAACGGCATCGTCAACGTGAGCGCGGAGGACAAGGGAACCGGCACCAGCGAAGAGATCACCATCGAGGGCGGCGCAGGTCTCTCCGACGCCGAGATCGAGCGCATGCAGCGCGAGGCCGAGGAACACGCCGAAGAGGACAAGCAGCGCCGCGACCGTATCGAGGCCCGGAACACGGCCGAGGCGACGATCCAGCGCGCCGAAACGCTCCTCGAGGAGAACGACGACGTCGACGACGACCTCCGCGAGAGCATCGAGGCCGCGGTCGACGACCTCGAGGAGACGATCGACGACTCCGACGCCGGTGCCGAGGAGATCGAAGCGGCGACCGAGGATCTGAGCACCGAACTCCAGGAGATCGGCAAGCAGATCTACCAGGAGGCCGCGGCGGCAGGCGGTGCTGGCGGCGCAGGTGGCGCAGGCGGTGCTGGCGCCGCTGGAGCCGGCGCAGGCATGGGCGGCGGCCCGAACCCCGGCCCCGGCGGTGCGGCTGGCGACGACGAGGGCGAGGAGTTCGTCGATGCCGATTTCGAAGATGTGGAAGAAGACGACGACGAGTAA
- a CDS encoding DUF7344 domain-containing protein, with product MNAPPTDCDTQTRFCDVLASAYRRQVLRYLVAGEDDVASVENLVDELLSQDEITDDRRHVAIELHHVALPKLAEAGFIEYDARTRTVCACEHPSTEWRAFPANVEGA from the coding sequence ATGAACGCGCCACCGACCGATTGCGACACGCAGACTAGGTTCTGCGATGTGCTGGCCAGCGCGTACCGGCGCCAGGTCCTGCGATATCTGGTGGCCGGTGAGGACGACGTTGCCTCGGTTGAGAACCTCGTCGACGAACTCCTCAGCCAAGACGAGATCACCGATGACCGAAGACACGTCGCCATCGAACTGCACCACGTGGCACTGCCGAAGTTGGCTGAAGCAGGGTTCATCGAGTACGACGCCCGGACGCGGACGGTATGCGCCTGCGAGCATCCGTCGACGGAGTGGCGCGCGTTCCCTGCCAACGTGGAGGGCGCCTGA
- a CDS encoding phosphotransferase: MVDDVLLNLESATGVFETTEDASSPVPTRGRDTTQSSANALIDVKRDAWLALAADVIDGPCLAVGPGSARRAISLASFAERLCVVDSSEFGRPASTNHAREPHSNRGPSLADRIVHVRAREDRLPFSAGAFESIVADLTGADDVRARLEKLVDQLTDTGNLTFVADGFVGRSGLASMAGFGKPTEPSASLAGRLYGTANWYRSAAAALGFDEVTVYACVPTASNPAYVVAVDDERAVYRMSSFVLAEFERWGDLGERVLSTIRSSESAASLYPALLERLYPSFVVVCTNESSAPNVLGTPLENGVEPLLLSGRARSVVLELGEQGIRRVWKIPNCRANAALTAREHTLLTWLQSQDTPLRGTFPDGTAVETPFGTARIEEPVGGTPLIERLEGDPETFGSVLQTGRNWLVEFQRTFRGDRVVRSPDAVREELRFEPTGIEPPSISDPVPTFTTPVHGDFMPSNVHVHDDESIAGVIDWEYGTVAGSPIIDAGLFLLDAANRAFGSYPAGFEAVLCDSSVRPSAAKPFVEHAREYVSSYCDALDIPERTFGIYLPSVYLHRLALDWRYGTTSHYSEKRVNRSKFVIDLFEARDSMWLECEEVAQ; encoded by the coding sequence GTGGTGGACGACGTTTTGCTCAACCTCGAATCCGCTACTGGTGTTTTCGAGACTACAGAAGACGCCTCATCCCCGGTCCCCACTCGCGGACGAGATACGACTCAATCATCCGCTAACGCGCTCATCGACGTAAAGCGTGACGCGTGGCTGGCGCTCGCCGCGGACGTGATCGACGGCCCTTGTCTAGCCGTCGGTCCCGGATCCGCCCGACGTGCGATTAGTCTGGCATCGTTCGCCGAGCGCCTGTGCGTCGTCGACTCGAGCGAGTTCGGTCGGCCCGCTTCGACAAATCACGCCAGGGAACCCCACTCGAACCGAGGACCATCGCTCGCCGATCGTATCGTACACGTCCGTGCACGCGAAGATCGGCTCCCGTTTTCTGCTGGTGCTTTCGAATCCATCGTCGCCGACCTCACCGGTGCGGACGACGTTCGAGCGCGGCTCGAGAAATTGGTCGACCAGCTGACGGACACGGGCAATCTGACGTTCGTAGCCGACGGGTTCGTCGGCAGGTCCGGGCTTGCCTCGATGGCCGGGTTCGGCAAACCCACCGAACCATCGGCCTCGCTCGCGGGCCGCCTCTACGGGACCGCAAACTGGTACCGCTCGGCTGCCGCCGCTCTTGGCTTCGATGAGGTCACTGTCTACGCCTGCGTGCCGACGGCCTCGAACCCAGCCTACGTAGTTGCCGTCGACGATGAACGGGCTGTCTACCGGATGAGTTCGTTCGTTCTCGCCGAATTCGAGCGATGGGGAGACCTGGGTGAGAGGGTGCTTTCAACCATACGATCGAGCGAATCCGCGGCCTCCTTGTATCCGGCGCTACTTGAGCGCCTCTATCCGAGCTTCGTTGTCGTGTGTACGAACGAGTCGTCCGCGCCCAACGTCCTAGGAACCCCGCTGGAGAATGGGGTCGAGCCCCTCCTTCTCTCGGGACGTGCTCGATCCGTCGTCCTCGAACTAGGCGAACAGGGGATTCGCCGCGTCTGGAAGATTCCTAACTGCCGGGCGAACGCGGCGCTGACCGCCCGCGAACACACGTTGCTCACCTGGCTTCAAAGCCAGGACACGCCGCTCCGAGGGACGTTTCCTGACGGCACTGCCGTCGAAACACCGTTCGGCACAGCGAGGATCGAAGAGCCGGTTGGGGGAACTCCCCTGATTGAGCGCCTCGAGGGTGACCCGGAAACGTTCGGCTCTGTGCTCCAGACGGGCCGCAACTGGCTCGTCGAGTTTCAGCGAACGTTCCGCGGCGATCGTGTCGTACGATCGCCGGATGCGGTACGCGAGGAACTACGCTTCGAGCCGACCGGCATCGAGCCTCCGTCGATCTCGGACCCCGTTCCGACGTTCACCACTCCGGTTCACGGTGACTTCATGCCGAGCAACGTCCACGTTCACGACGACGAGTCCATTGCCGGCGTGATCGACTGGGAGTACGGCACCGTCGCCGGTTCGCCGATCATCGACGCCGGCCTCTTTCTCCTAGATGCTGCTAATCGCGCCTTTGGGAGCTATCCAGCCGGGTTCGAGGCCGTCCTCTGTGACTCGAGTGTGCGTCCATCGGCGGCGAAGCCGTTCGTCGAACACGCCCGCGAGTACGTTTCGAGTTACTGCGACGCGCTTGACATCCCGGAGCGGACCTTCGGGATCTATTTGCCATCAGTCTACCTCCATCGGCTCGCACTTGACTGGCGTTATGGGACCACGTCCCACTACTCAGAGAAACGCGTTAACAGGAGTAAGTTCGTGATCGATCTGTTCGAGGCACGGGATTCGATGTGGCTCGAGTGCGAGGAGGTGGCACAGTAA